The Onychomys torridus chromosome 4, mOncTor1.1, whole genome shotgun sequence genome includes a window with the following:
- the LOC118582355 gene encoding glycine amidinotransferase, mitochondrial-like: MCNILKMEGVTVRRPDPIDWSLKYKTPDFESTGLYSAMPRDILMVVGNEIIEAPMAWRSRFFEYRAYRSLIKDYFHRGAKWTTAPKPTMADELYDKVGLQV, translated from the exons ATGTGCAATATTTTAAAGATGGAAGGCGTGACGGTGAGGCGACCTGACCCCATTGACTGGTCACTGAAGTATAAGACTCCTGATTTTGAGTCTACAG GTTTATACAGTGCGATGCCCCGAGACATCCTGATGGTTGTGGGAAATGAGATTATTGAGGCCCCCATGGCATGGCGCTCACGCTTCTTTGAGTACCGAGCATACAGGTCACTTATCAAAGACTACTTCCACCGTGGTGCCAAGTGGACAACAGCACCCAAGCCCACCATGGCTGATGAACTATATGACAAGGTAGGTCTCCAGGTATAG